The DNA sequence TTTTGATACATGGGTTGTGTGAGAGGCAGAGATGGAGGGAGGCTTGCCATTATTTTGTTGAGATGATAGAGAATGGGTTTCTTCCTCTGAAAGGTACCTTTGAGTCACTTTACAGGGGGCTGATTCAGGCTGATATGTTGAGAACTTGGAGGAGGTTGAAGAAGAAGCTTGATGAGGAATCAATCACGTTTGGTTCAGAGTTTCAGAATTATCAATTGAAGCCCTACAGGAGATAAGCTACATTATTACGCATAAGGTCTGCTATAAGCTATTTCAAAACTACAAGATTCCAGAAAGAGGATGACTAAGTGGGATATATTGGTCTGCACCTCATGATATGGGTAAAgcttgtgaaaagaaaaaaggctCTTATGGAAGAAAGTGGCATTACAAGTTACAATTCCACAGAATGACAGAAATCAAAACATGGTGGTTGGATGACAGAGCATCCCAGAGAATTCTCTTCTTTGAAGTCCAAAAGGAACAAACGGAGGTCTCTGGTAACAGTAACACCCatcaattgaaatttgaaagtacTAAAATTCATTCTTTTACTAGTGGAAGTTATACTACAAGTTCTAAGACGAGGAAGGTTCACAATGGAACCCCCTAATTCAGGAGGATCAGCCAAGGGCCAAGGCTTTTCATCATAGGTTCACAGCATCTAGATTTGACAACTCTGGTAGGGATGGATTGGGGAAGTTACTTACAAATGGTGGTAGCTTTCTTGATTATACTCTATTTGTAAACCAATAAAATcacttcattttgaaattcttaaatttattttcttttattctttctatACATTGTAGTGACAAATCTGTCAGCAATATCGATCTTTGAATTTGGTGGGGAAGGGGGGAGGGGGATGGAACTGCACCCTGAACTGCTCTCCACCATGTATGTAAAGTTGGGTTCATGAGTTATGGTCTATGAACTCACCTGTTTAACCCGCAACTCATGACTCCTGTTCCTTACTCCTTAGGTACAAGCTATGAGAGAGCACAACAAAACcaataattttgtttctttattgtTTAGATGAATAACACAGATTAAAGCATAAATAAAAATCAGTAAAGGAAGggaatatcttttttatttgttaaacgGAACAAGTGAGTCATATCTACGTGCATACATGaatgttaataaaattaattttgaatattttttttgttaaaattgattttaaaataatgagacttatgttttgatgtttttattataaaaaaaagttaagagtaaACTCaagtataatttcttttatcaaacacaaaaagtaatttaaagttgctttaactaaaaattaattttagatccATAACTAATCATAGACTTTTCTCATAACATGTAAAAATTTatctaatattaattttaaattcaaaatcaattgtctACCTGCATCTTTAGCCCTTCAATTTGGAATCATTCTTTGAATTctgttttttcatttcattttttagtcATTAAATATTCAATTCACAATTCGAGATGAAATGGAAAAACTTTGTTTTATAATCTCTATTGAAATGTACCGTCGTAGCGGGACAATTTTAGATATAAAGtattagttattttatataatgtatATGGATATGATTAAAATGTAGGTAAATAAACAAATGTCTCTACACTCAAATTAAGATACTTTTTCATTTACCATAATATGATGACTTTCTTGGTGTATAAATCAAATAGattgaaaaatatgaattttaaaattaaagagattGAATTCAATGtttttactcaaatttttttaGGCTTAATTGTGGTTTTTTATCCCAACTTTTCAacttttgacaaattttaacctaataaaataatttgatgtaTTTTATCCCTAACTTTTATGAAACTTGTAAATTTTTCTTTCGCCAATTTACTCTTAACATAATTGCATTTTTACCttcaacttttatattttttggcaaattttacacccaattttttatttttagcaaaTTTTACCCCTTACTTTTTATTTCCTTGGCATATTTTACTTCTAACTTTTGTGCTTATTAATGGATAAATGATAAGGGGCAAAATTTGTAAGTTTCTTATAAGTTGAGGGTAAAATGCACCAAATTAATTTGTTGGGAGTAAAATTGGTCAAAACTGAAAAAGTTTGAGGCATAAAGtacaattaaacattttttaaaagttacaattgttttaatgaaatatgTTATCACTTCTATATCAATATATGTAAagtcaatatattatatatgatagatattaattaatatctttttgATTTAAATTCTCTTTTGAttcctataattttaaaatggtacaattttgattctttattaatctgctgtaatcttttttattataattgctGACATGACATTCATGTAATGATGTGGTATGGACATGTTAACATGATAAATGacctaataatttaacatatatgtCAATGTGACATTAATAATGTATAAACATTATAGTAATGGTCATAATTTTGatcattgatgttattttaacataatcataTCATTCATAACGCTAATATGTTAATGTCATATTATCAccaataatttttgttaaaaaattgacAATAAGAGATAAATTcagggaagaaaaaaatttgttaaattttataaacattgaggactaaatatacaataaattttttaaggatCAAAATTACACCAACATAAGAATGAAAAGTAAATGTAAGCCTATTTTTTcaatcataaatattttctaacGTGACAAATCTGTTCAAGAATATTTACATGGTTATTCTACTCTGCTCAACAATATTGCCTTGCTCATTAACAAATGATGAGATACAActaaacataaatttataagCAGTCTTatataaatctaaaaattaatttcacacaCGTATATGGCTTTTCCCTTCTGTTTTCAACCGAGATTGATTGTGATGAGATGATGTTTCTGGTTTTGGACCGAGGGTAGTTCTTACAATATTCCTTTCTAGGGCTATACTATTATACCTAATGCTTCTCGAAGTCAAAAGGATTGTTACCATCCCTCTTGGCCCATTGGCAGCAATTTTCATAGATCCATGTCAATAGCAGTCACCAGTCACCACACACACATGATGTCACAATACCTGATTTTGGCCATCAATTAGTCCTTCAACAGTTTAACCTATCAATTATTCTTGCTTCTTTCTATTTgaacttcaaattttttttttcatgaaagtCTCTTCAAGTTGGATATCACGAAAATGAGAAAacctttattttctcttcaagTTGGATAATTGCACCCATCTATTTTTCACTATAAAATCTAGCATCCTCAAAGATTGAATTCAAAGCACCACTCTCATCTCAAAAGCAATAGGTAAGAAAAAAACtatcatcattcatcacaataataCCTCACTAGATTTAAAAAGCACAAATCTCACATCACACCACATTCAAACAGACACTAAATCCACATCATATCATATGTTTGcatcccctttttttttatccccTCCCTTTTAACTTCTCATGTACAGTTCTCCCATGTCCCAAATTTTTCACCCACAGAAACTTCTCTGACCAAAAAACAACACAACCCACAACAATTTCAAAATAACACAtacccaaaaagaaaaaaacagtcTTTATTACTCTCTTCTGTTATTGCAGTCATGCCTTTCTTCTTTCACAGTTCCAATATTCATTCTTCCCTCCCAAGCTTTTGATTATTCCACCACTTTACCTAACAACAAAACCCTAGATTTTCTCTTTCCAATCACTTAATTCTCCGAGTTCTTCACCCAAAAGGCAAAAGATACTCAAAATtccccctttttatttttcctttcaatcatATCCCCTTCTCAATTCTCTGATTATCTGATTTATTCAACTGCTTCTGGCGTTTCCCCTTTGCATAAACCCCAACTTTCACGTGGGTCTCTGAAAAAATCTCACCTTTTCCTCTCTGATCACGAATGGGTATGGCCTAGTTCtactcacattttttttttcaaataaaaggaaccttttattttttctgaatgagttggttttttttttgggcagtttgttgttgttgttgtttattgGGTTGAGATTTGAGAAGCATTTTTCTTTGTTGCAAAACAGTTTGCAGTTACAACAACAATGTCAGATGACATGCTCATTCATTTCTCATCCAACTCTTCCAACCAATCAGATCAGTCTCTGCCTACAAAGATTGCTAAGTTGGAAGCTCGAATGGTTGGTAAGGGTTCCTCCACCGCTGCTCAGCAATCAGGTTGGTCCTCTGCGTCTGTTCCTTCTGCTGGGAAATTTGGCGGAGCTGCTGAAAATTTGGCTGAACCATCCACTTCCagtgattctgatgatgatgtgaGTTTTATTATCCCTATTTAGTGCAATGTGTGTGGGAATTTGACTGCATTTGTGAGGACTATTGTTGTTATGGTTTTAGCTTATTTGCTTAAGGTTTAAATATCGGTCACGGTCGCCGTTGCATTGGACAAATGCGGCTGATGCTGTCCCAATTGGAGGGTCGCGCTGCGGTCGTGGACAGTTAAAAAACCTTGATTTTGCAGCGCGAACcgttttttaaaaccaatgCTTTTGTTGCCAGGGATTGTCAATGTTAATATAGAAGCTTCTcttgtttgatttgtttgttttggtGGTTGATTGGTTGTGTATTTACCTATGGTTTAGGATATGATAAATGTGGGTGATACGTTTTGTGTTCTCTGCTGCTGTTTTTATGATGGTGACTTGACATGAAGATTATCAGTGTTGTGTGTTTATTAATGATCCTGAAAATCGGTAGATGTACGGAAATAAATTCCTATGATAACTTGACTGATTAGATTGTTGGTATCTTCGTATTTCTGTTCCAGAATGGTGGGAAATTCTTAATACAAGCCAACACTCAGAAACGCCAAAAACTTCAAGAAGATGGCAGCGCAAGTGTTTTTGAATGTGTTGAGGTTGGTTTTCGTGACTCCACATATACTCTTTGCTATAGTTATAGAATAGCTTCATCTcatgttgaaattttaaaaaacagctACTCACTGGATGGGTTGCTTTTTTTTAAAGGTCTTGTTCTTATCATCTTCTCTTTCCAGTATTTTGATGACTTTATTGACCACTTGTAGGAAGTGTACTTTTTGTCTCAGAAATTGGTCGTCTAGTTGTTTccaacttaaaatattttacatatcaGGTTGTTACCGATGGAAGGCAAACTAGTTTGGAGGCTGTGGAGacgaaaaataatattgatgtgAATAGAAAGAAACATGGCCGTGGAAGAGGGAGTTCTGGTTCAGGTAGAGGCCGTGGTTCCAGAGTTACTGATCAGACCAAAACACCAATTTCTCCACCAACTGTTTTGGCTTCAAATGGTCACATTGAGAATGTATACCATAAAGTATGCTCCTTCCTATGAAATGTTGGAATTGTAATTTGTCAATTGTCcctatcagtttttttttctaaactggTCTTTTCAATTGTGACTATATATCTGTAGTCTATACATGATTGCTGCATAGTTGCACAACTGTGTCTTCTTTAACTGTTTTTTAATGGAGACCTGAAATTTAAACTTCTTGGCTTAAAGAATTAACAGCTGGAAGGACTGATTGTGTCATCCGTAGTCTGTAGCTGATAGGAAATTTGATTGCATTGGTCTTGGTGCCCCCTTTTGCTGCTTGGTTTTTTTTTGAATGCTTACTCAATATCAGTGTaatgtcttttaattttttaaatcattctCTGTATTCTCTGATTAGCAAGGTTTATTTGACCTTTTTGTCTGGTTGCATCTTTTAGCTCTTGGTTATGCAAATTGGAACCTTTCCTGATTCCTATGAATAGAATATTCATAAGTTTAAGAACGTTATATTGCTTGAGCAATTAAGTTTACAGATTGAACATTTATGCCGTACTCCTCTCCCTATAGAGCTCATATTTATTTGCAGGATGGTAGACTCAGTGATCAGTTTCATAGTGATAATTCTGCTTCATTAGAGGTACAGATTTTACCTAATTCCACTTGTAAATTTTATGgtcattaaaataatatgtggctttgtatgaaaataattagaagTTTGATATGACTTATTTCATTTCTACCTCCCTCCAACAGATCCTAATGACATTGTTGACACTTTaactatttattgttttattgcaGTATCAGAACCttgtaatttttctattttttttcatctctatCTTCAATTAGGAGGACGTTGCATCTTTACAAGCAAAAGTTGTTGCATTGGAGGAGGAATTGCGCAAATCAAAGCAAGAGACCGCTGATTATCAAAATCTTTATCGACAGTTAGAAAAGGTATATGtataatataatcaaatacTAAACTCACAATTGTTTATCAGAAGCATGTTTTCTGAATCTTGATTTTGGCATATGCAGGAACTGAAGGAGCTGAATGATCATGAACAGAAAATGAAGCCTAAGGTGTGATTATTCTCAGCTTTTGATTACTCGGTAGTTATAATTAGAGTTTCCATGTTGAATCTATCAGAATATTTCATTCCTAATTATGTAcatgttatttaaaatatagagTACTGGCTGTCATCGTGGTGCATGCAACAGAGTGCATACACTGAATCTTAGTTTGTTTGAATTCTATATGCAAAAACGAACTAGAAATCTTAGAAGCTCCTTGTTGATACAAGCATGCTGGTGCCAGGGTCCCACTCTTCTAAAGTAAGCTTCTTATTTTAGAGAGTAAAGTAAGCAATATCAGTCGTTGATAGTACATGCACATGCATGTGTTGGAATATTAAAGTATTAAACGTTGATTTTCTCATTCTCATCAACGATTGATGTTTCTTACTTTACCTTTACTCACTTTAGAAGAGCCCTCTGCTACCACTCCCTCCCCTCCCCCAACTAAATAGTTAATGAGCATTCTTTGTACCATGCATCAATTAAGCAGCAGCGTATTAACATTTGATCCTTCTGTTTTGTagagaatgaaaataatatcTGACTTGCTGATATCCGTTTCAAAGGCTGAGAGACAAGAAGCAAGGTTGAAAGTACGGCAAGACTCATTGAGACTTGGAAATGTTGGTGTAATCAGGTATGCATGGATCATTTTAAGAAATTACATAATTATCAATCTCAGATAGCACAGAGTACCCCAAAACCACTCTAGCAGGATAACAGATAGTGGGATGACTTATATTGTGAAATTTTAGTTACAAGTTCAATAACTTATATATGGACTTATATAAATTACCCAAAATTAGAGACATTCATATGCTTGCAATAAAGAACAGAGAACTGAGATAAAATCATGAAAGACCCATGTGATAGTGTTTACTGCAAGaaaatgaaagggaaaaaaatctttaagagaGAGCAGTGAGAGAGTGAACTGAACAGAAACAACATAACAGAGCAAGGCTGGAAACACCAAGAAGGTGCACCTGAGAGAGTGCCAAAGAATAGTGGGTCATGTTCCAGAGACACAAGGACACAATTGTTTTAGAATAGGGTTTCAATTTTGAACCCCAAATAAGGGTAGCAAAATCATGAAATTGTCCCCCCCAAATAAACCTTAAAAGATGCAGTATTGTGGGGATACACAATGGCTTTCAACCATTAATCAAAGTTGCGCCCACTAATTCTGTGAATAGCCGCAAATGCGGTTGTAATTCTCACTGCTCCACATGTGACAGTGATCTGCGACACCAAGGGCTTCAACGGAACGGCCAATAGCTGCAATGCAATGCAACTGTGCTATAGCACACAATTGAAAACTCtgagaaattatatttaatatcatatttttttaatttcttattagttCAATTATGAATTGTAGAGCTGGAACTGTCATATCCGAGACCTGGGAAGATGGTCAAGCTTTAAAGGATCTGAATGCCCAGCTTGTATGTCCCATTTCCTTTCTCCTCCTtcatgaattttttctttttaatttttgtactgGAGATTGTTATTGATTGGGATCAATTTATCAGATTCAACTAGGATTTATTGTGAGATTTGTTCTTATTTAGGAATTATTATAACAGACAATTTTTAGGATTCTGATTCTTTCCTTATTTAATGTGATGAATATCACCCGAATTGGTTGTTTCTGATTGAACATTTCATAGTTCAATACAATTAAACTGTCATTATCTGAAGacattttcatgttttatttgTGCAGTGAAGTATCATGCTTTTTACTAACCTTCttagattataaaatataaatattattaaacctGAACCTTTTTGCTTCAGTTGGACAGATGACTGAATACAATTATAGCACAGGGTATATAATGTCAATGTTACCATAACTTCTGTCTGTTAGTTTTTGTCAATTGAAACCTTGCCTATGTTGATAGTTTGCATAGTGATACCATGAATTCCTTTTCCTCACCATTCTTTGTTTTTCCCCAGAAACAACTAATAGAAACAAAGGAGGCAATCGAGCGGCAGCGCAagttattgaagaaaaaacaatctGGTAAATtctgtttccttttttcttttagcaCTTATCACCTAAAATTGGGGAAGAAGGGTTGATGGGACCAAATTTGGGACTGTCCTTTTCACTTCTCCATCGCCCTCTTATACCAGTCATCTGTATGAACATTCCATCCATCTTGCTAAATTTCTACATTAAGTACTTTGTATATATTGACTTTCAATAGCTTTACTAGATATGCACAAATCGTGACCGACCATAGTCCATATGCTCCTTAAGATTGCCTAATGGATATCTGGATACTATCAATATCTGTTTCACGCTATCGGATACTGCTAGACTGTCTTGTAATATATTACTCTGCTCCATGTGTTAATaatgtgtgttttgttttttgtttgggCCTTCTCTCTGGTTGAAGATAAGGGTGATGGAACAGCAGATGCAGAGGCTGGATTACCAGAAGATATTCTAATTCATGATGAGATCTACAAATCTCGATTAGctagccttaaaagagtaagtTAATATTTCTGCTGGTCCGATTGTTTCTTTCCTCTTTATGTTTCTAATAGCAGGAAAATGTTcaggaagaagaaaatattttgcgGGAGAGAGAACGATATGAAATAGAGAAGGGGAGGTTAATTCGTGAAATGAAACGTATACGAGATGAAGATGGTTCGCGGTTTAACAACTTTCAGATTCTAAATCATCGCTATGCCCTTCTTAACCTTCTTGGAAAAGGAGGATTCAGTGAGGTGTACAAGGTCAGATCAGAACCATcaaaaagtataataataatcatctgatcatattgatattattttagCAAGAGAAATGCCAACAACACACTCTAACACACttttataaactatttattGTTGGCTGAAAATTATTAGAACTCACAAAATTGTGGATCAATATTTAACATATTCCCGCTAATGATTTTAAAGTttgcaataaattttaactaataaattaataatagaaagTGTATTGCTAGCACTCCTCTTTTAGCAAATATTATACAAGGTTTTGAGAAACTAAAACCAGAATCTAGGAAATTACTTGGCCTATATTGGCAATTGTAAATAAATACCTTTTTGCTGTGATTTGAAGTAAGAAATTTCCTGCAGGCTTTTGACTTGGTTGAGCATAGATATGTTGCATGCAAGCTTCATGGTTTAAATGCTCAATGGAGTGAAGAGAAGAAGCAAAGCTACATACGCCATGCAATTCGGGAGTATAATATTCACAAGACTCTTGTACATCGTCACATTGTTCGTTTATGGGACATTTTTGAGATTGATCAAAACACATTTTGCACCGTTCTAGAGTATTGTAGTGGTATGCACTGTTgttgattcacttgattgtttTATGAAGctcattattttgatttgtttttacaGACTCTAAATGTTGCTTTGAAGTTTTAACCTGAATGACTTCACTGTTTTCATTTGATTTCCTGTTTTTCCTACCCCTTTGCCCTTTGACGCTCCTTTATTCTTCCAGGGAAAGATCTTGATGCTGTCCTCAAGGCAACACCTATATTACCCGAGAGGGAGGCTAAGGTCATCATAGTTCAAATTTTTCAAGGCCTTATTTACATGAATAAAAGAGCACAGAAGATTATCCATTATGATTTGAAGCCTGGAAATGTTCTGTTTGATGAGCTTGGTGTTGCCAAAGTGACTGATTTTGGTCTTAGTAAGATAGTGGAGGATGATGTGGGATCCCAGGGCATGGAACTTACATCCCAGGGAGCTGGAACATACTGGTAAGTGGTGAAAATCTTTGTTGGAATCCAAAATTTGAAGTGGTCCAAGTTTGTATGTTTAAAGCTTAACTCTCCTCAATCTGACTTAACCTTTGAAGCTCCTATTAATGTTTCCTTGAGATTCCCATATTTACTTTCGTAAAATCTCCTAtgcattcttcttttctttttctatttgcaGGTATTTACCTCCTGAATGCTTTGAGCTCAGCAAGACACCTCTTATATCATCAAAGGTCAATAATTTTCTAAGTTGTAAATACATggataaattttatgtttattttattattgttattattctcACTCTCAATCACTTTGGTCAAAGGATATTTCACTTTGACGCAAGTGTCACAATGGTTTGGATTGCAAATAACTAACCCTTGGATCATCaccttaacatatttttttttgtcatttggcTCTTGTATTTTCTAACACTTTGTGGAAAACAGGTTGATGTCTGGTCTGCTGGAATTTTGTATTATCAAATCCTCTTTGGCCGACGTCCTTTTGGGCATGACCAAACACAAGAGAGAATACTTCGTGAAGACACAATTATTAAGGCACGCAAGGTTGAATTTCCTTCTAGACCTACCATTTCTAATGAGGCAAAGGTGAGTTGCACCCTTTTCTGATAATTGCTGCTCATGACTGATTGTTCTTTGGCCTTATCTGTATTTATTTTTGGGTGTTATTAATGAATGCCCCAAGTGCATTGATTGAGGAAccaataaatgattttttttttggaaatcacAATGAGGTGAACTAGAAATCATGGTTCGTGtattaatatgttttaataaaaactttCCACTTTTGATTTCTTAATCAGTGCACTtgcctttattttattctaattttcagTGATGTACACAACTATTCTTCTTGTAAGGTTATATTATGGTAATTTCCAAAAGAGAACTATCCAACTTTATTTCATCTGCAAGTGTAGAAAGGTGGTTGTTTCCATTAAAGACCTCAAATATATACATGCTTATATCTGGTTTACAGTTTCTATGTTTAGCTGTAGAAAGAAAATAGTACCTACTATCTACAATACTGTCAAACCTGACAATTGTCTGTGCTGTATCTACAATTTTTTTGGTCAGGATTTTATTCGACGGTGTCTAACATA is a window from the Glycine max cultivar Williams 82 chromosome 2, Glycine_max_v4.0, whole genome shotgun sequence genome containing:
- the LOC100805168 gene encoding serine/threonine-protein kinase TOUSLED isoform X2, encoding MSDDMLIHFSSNSSNQSDQSLPTKIAKLEARMVGKGSSTAAQQSGWSSASVPSAGKFGGAAENLAEPSTSSDSDDDNGGKFLIQANTQKRQKLQEDGSASVFECVEVVTDGRQTSLEAVETKNNIDVNRKKHGRGRGSSGSGRGRGSRVTDQTKTPISPPTVLASNGHIENVYHKDGRLSDQFHSDNSASLEEDVASLQAKVVALEEELRKSKQETADYQNLYRQLEKELKELNDHEQKMKPKRMKIISDLLISVSKAERQEARLKVRQDSLRLGNVGVIRAGTVISETWEDGQALKDLNAQLKQLIETKEAIERQRKLLKKKQSDKGDGTADAEAGLPEDILIHDEIYKSRLASLKREEENILRERERYEIEKGRLIREMKRIRDEDGSRFNNFQILNHRYALLNLLGKGGFSEVYKAFDLVEHRYVACKLHGLNAQWSEEKKQSYIRHAIREYNIHKTLVHRHIVRLWDIFEIDQNTFCTVLEYCSGKDLDAVLKATPILPEREAKVIIVQIFQGLIYMNKRAQKIIHYDLKPGNVLFDELGVAKVTDFGLSKIVEDDVGSQGMELTSQGAGTYWYLPPECFELSKTPLISSKVDVWSAGILYYQILFGRRPFGHDQTQERILREDTIIKARKVEFPSRPTISNEAKDFIRRCLTYNQAERPDVLTIAQDPYLTFSKK
- the LOC100805168 gene encoding serine/threonine-protein kinase TOUSLED isoform X1, whose protein sequence is MSDDMLIHFSSNSSNQSDQSLPTKIAKLEARMVGKGSSTAAQQSGWSSASVPSAGKFGGAAENLAEPSTSSDSDDDNGGKFLIQANTQKRQKLQEDGSASVFECVEVVTDGRQTSLEAVETKNNIDVNRKKHGRGRGSSGSGRGRGSRVTDQTKTPISPPTVLASNGHIENVYHKDGRLSDQFHSDNSASLEEDVASLQAKVVALEEELRKSKQETADYQNLYRQLEKELKELNDHEQKMKPKRMKIISDLLISVSKAERQEARLKVRQDSLRLGNVGVIRAGTVISETWEDGQALKDLNAQLKQLIETKEAIERQRKLLKKKQSDKGDGTADAEAGLPEDILIHDEIYKSRLASLKREEENILRERERYEIEKGRLIREMKRIRDEDGSRFNNFQILNHRYALLNLLGKGGFSEVYKAFDLVEHRYVACKLHGLNAQWSEEKKQSYIRHAIREYNIHKTLVHRHIVRLWDIFEIDQNTFCTVLEYCSGKDLDAVLKATPILPEREAKVIIVQIFQGLIYMNKRAQKIIHYDLKPGNVLFDELGVAKVTDFGLSKIVEDDVGSQGMELTSQGAGTYWYLPPECFELSKTPLISSKVDVWSAGILYYQILFGRRPFGHDQTQERILREDTIIKARKVEFPSRPTISNEAKDFIRRCLTYNQAERPDVLTIAQDPYLTFSKKL